From the Glycine max cultivar Williams 82 chromosome 11, Glycine_max_v4.0, whole genome shotgun sequence genome, the window AAGATTCAAAGTCAATTCtctgtcattattttttttttaatttcaaaatgcaaTTATGTCATTTTTAACCAACAAGTAACTACTATAGACTAATATTTACCTTTGGTTCACAATTTAAGTTAAGGTCAGCAAGGTTATCTTGGTCCTTGTTCAAGCCAGATGCACAATTTTCATCGATCCGAACTGGTTTCTCCTCATGGACTCCACCTCCAATATGTGCTTCACCAATTTTATTTCCCATAGAGGGGAAACCACAATCCTTCCACTTCCATGCATTTTTGTCCATGTATCTCAGGTGTACATTTCCATCTGAACCAATCAAAAGTAGTTGATTTCCTTCAAAGCTAGGACCAGGTGAACCAACCAGTATTACACCTTTATAAGGTGTTCCATGTTCTACCCAGTTCCATCCGTACCATGTATTCCACTGGTACTCAACAAGACCACCTTCTCTTGAAAGCATGAAAAGAGAGCCTGATAGTGATTTTGTTGATGGGCTTATAACTGTTCCAGGAAACTCTGATAGAATCAAATGTTGAGATTGGTAATGCTCATGCCACAGATCAGTCACTTTGTTGTACTGATATAGGCGACCATTTCTTCCAGTGACAAAGACTATATTTTCCCTGAACAATTCTTGGTCAACTATACTTGCAACTTTAACATTTTGAGGATTTTTGCAGTCTTTCCATTTAAATTCCCTCATGTAAACCTGGGTAGAACATGTAAATATATACTTCATATCTTGCTTGTGTAGCAGTATTTGATGTCTAAAGAGTTTATTCcctgaaaattttaatattttatccgtatgtgtgtgtgtgtgtgataaaTAAAGTATTTCATTCAGTTAAACATATATGAATACATGAAGTTCATGGGAATGAATATGACTTTAATTTGACTAcgtttaattaattcatttatgcCAGTTGCCTTGTACTGTAAAGTGACAAACTTCACGAAAATAAAGTTCTTAAAGGTTCAAAGGGCAGAATTACCAATGTTCAAGATACGATCTGCAGAAGTTAAGGAAGTGCTATAATCTTTTTGTTAAGAGGCATAAAATCTTTGATGTATCTTTACCTAACACCTTAAGCTTTTTGACGTGTTATTCCTTCACACTTCTAGCATCTTTTATCAAGCCTTGTATCTCAAGTATTCTAACTTCTAAGGAACCAAAAGTAGATAGGTTACACCTATAAGATATTATCATCTTGTGCCTTATATTTTAGTTTGAGATATTGTGTTACTGTTTACCTACCATGAACTGCAGTAATCTTCCATTTTTGCTCACAAAGAAGATTGAATCTTCAGTTGTAGCCCTCCTTGCTTTACCTGGTAATCTATCCCATGGTTGTCCTCCAACAATACTTCTTCCTTTCCTCATAGCAGTGCAATTCCTCCATGCTATCTCATTATCACTCCATTCTCTAAGGAACAAACTCCCAAATGTATCAGCCATGAATAAACTTCCATTGTAGCTCCCCACTATACCATTCATAGTTGAGGAGCTATCATGCCTCAACCATACCCATACATTCTCGATACAAACGTATTCGAAAACCAAACCATCGTTTGTTATTAAGAAGAATGACTTGCCTTCATACAACAATCTTAACCGGAAGTTACTTCTAATCCAGTCATCTGGCAGATTGTATTCTTCTGAAGATTTATTCGGTTCACCACTTGTGCCTAGAAGCAAGTAATAATTCTGTGCTTGGCTTTGCTTTCTCCTACCTGTTACTGAACTTATTCCTGAATCATTTGACTCATCTTTTGTTCCTGCCATGCAATTCCGGGGGCCACGTTCTTCTGTGCAATATTCTGCATTCCATCCTTCACTCTCTGGCACATCTAATATAGTCCAAACATATTTAGTTGATGCTTTCCTTCGAAAGTTTTGTGGTACAGATGGTCCTGAAGTTTCACCACCTAGTCCTGCTAGATGCAATTCTGCAAGTCTACCATCATCTAGTGCAAACAGTATCCTCCCAACTTGTAATGGTAAGCCAGCTATACCTCTTGCTGCTTTTGCATGTAAGGGATGCTCATGACTTCCCCATGCTCCTGGAAACTGATTGTTTGGAACAGTTCCTGTTTTCGTGTGAGAATTCAATGTCTAGAATTTAGAATTCAGATTGAAAACTCTATTGTTGGTACATGTATATTGAATCATACAGAGATAGCATTCTATATCTTGTTACTCTTCTATAACTTAATTCTGCATATATGGTTTTCAATGGGAGAATATATATTGCAAATACTAGTTATTCTTGTGAGTAGGAAATATCAAGAACAGTGTTTACTGTTTAACGAAGTTGAAGTAAAGAATCTGATCGTCAAATAATCTTGTTAGTATTTTGTGATGCTTGAGTATATGCTGCAATAAGCTTTCAAGAAATTGACAGATTGAGAATTATGATAAGGATTTGACTACATAAGAGTTAACTATCAAGAGAAACAGGGCACCTCCCCTGGGAAACTAGTGTCTTTTTCCTTACTTTTTTAATCTCTATTCAGGAACCTATTCCATATCCCCATTAGACAATTCAACTACATGCTGTCCCTTATTTACTTTGTAAGAATTGGAATAAAATTTCAGATGGAAGATAGGTTTTGGTGATGGTGATTGCTATACAGCTGTTTACTTAGTTAATGAGATCAATATATAGATGTAGGGACTAGGGACTAACGGGAATCCACAAAATCCAGAAAGAATTTAGTTACAATAGGGGAAAATCAGAACTTTGTCTCACACTCCTTTTATGTATTGATAGATAAGGAACGAAACTGAAAATCCCTAATAGTAAAGTTT encodes:
- the LOC100797793 gene encoding uncharacterized protein isoform X1: MHATMSMFHLICGIWGLLSVSFCTVVDCASCCHPYQFFQQSNRRFEQKTDTFWKFSEEADRWVEVQLPCDLMISGSDGECGKVKNRKKESLDQEHGFDDKKTRLDRKEAKIVAGPLDVVLMPLRKRISLNKMSETSVWVTGESGSIYERFWNGLEWVFAPHDLPISAGHAVAVFIINQMILALSESGNLYEMHLQLGETSQPVWVEFSYTLNQITDNDQEKNSLILMKSGVVSDDGTRGYFCTKNGTLVELDAVESPRWTNHGQPAGANVAAIAVVASKREVVYTISSAGDLYEYDRKSKPSWKKHIWQEKTAKVSPLLPSKGCILHGLSGDHSESLFLLTKEGTLVERRLHQRKWKWVVHGSPEHQTLTSITLALQDESSETFISLFFPTSTGSVFEYQMPKQLGTVPNNQFPGAWGSHEHPLHAKAARGIAGLPLQVGRILFALDDGRLAELHLAGLGGETSGPSVPQNFRRKASTKYVWTILDVPESEGWNAEYCTEERGPRNCMAGTKDESNDSGISSVTGRRKQSQAQNYYLLLGTSGEPNKSSEEYNLPDDWIRSNFRLRLLYEGKSFFLITNDGLVFEYVCIENVWVWLRHDSSSTMNGIVGSYNGSLFMADTFGSLFLREWSDNEIAWRNCTAMRKGRSIVGGQPWDRLPGKARRATTEDSIFFVSKNGRLLQFMVYMREFKWKDCKNPQNVKVASIVDQELFRENIVFVTGRNGRLYQYNKVTDLWHEHYQSQHLILSEFPGTVISPSTKSLSGSLFMLSREGGLVEYQWNTWYGWNWVEHGTPYKGVILVGSPGPSFEGNQLLLIGSDGNVHLRYMDKNAWKWKDCGFPSMGNKIGEAHIGGGVHEEKPVRIDENCASGLNKDQDNLADLNLNCEPKVASTRPIPFSEGSVIFELRDGRLAELQLVEETEWTWSRIIGTPNSLCLENYWIALASS
- the LOC100797793 gene encoding uncharacterized protein isoform X2; this translates as MHLQLGETSQPVWVEFSYTLNQITDNDQEKNSLILMKSGVVSDDGTRGYFCTKNGTLVELDAVESPRWTNHGQPAGANVAAIAVVASKREVVYTISSAGDLYEYDRKSKPSWKKHIWQEKTAKVSPLLPSKGCILHGLSGDHSESLFLLTKEGTLVERRLHQRKWKWVVHGSPEHQTLTSITLALQDESSETFISLFFPTSTGSVFEYQMPKQLGTVPNNQFPGAWGSHEHPLHAKAARGIAGLPLQVGRILFALDDGRLAELHLAGLGGETSGPSVPQNFRRKASTKYVWTILDVPESEGWNAEYCTEERGPRNCMAGTKDESNDSGISSVTGRRKQSQAQNYYLLLGTSGEPNKSSEEYNLPDDWIRSNFRLRLLYEGKSFFLITNDGLVFEYVCIENVWVWLRHDSSSTMNGIVGSYNGSLFMADTFGSLFLREWSDNEIAWRNCTAMRKGRSIVGGQPWDRLPGKARRATTEDSIFFVSKNGRLLQFMVYMREFKWKDCKNPQNVKVASIVDQELFRENIVFVTGRNGRLYQYNKVTDLWHEHYQSQHLILSEFPGTVISPSTKSLSGSLFMLSREGGLVEYQWNTWYGWNWVEHGTPYKGVILVGSPGPSFEGNQLLLIGSDGNVHLRYMDKNAWKWKDCGFPSMGNKIGEAHIGGGVHEEKPVRIDENCASGLNKDQDNLADLNLNCEPKVASTRPIPFSEGSVIFELRDGRLAELQLVEETEWTWSRIIGTPNSLCLENYWIALASS